In the genome of Triticum urartu cultivar G1812 chromosome 5, Tu2.1, whole genome shotgun sequence, one region contains:
- the LOC125509221 gene encoding nucleobase-ascorbate transporter 6-like: protein MAAAPPPKADELQPHPPKEQLPSVSFCITSPPPWPEAVILGFQHFIVMLGTTVIIPSALVPQMGGGNEEKARVIQTLLFVAGINTLLQTCFGSCLPVVMGGSYTFVAPTISIILAGRYDNEADPHEKFLRTMRGTQGALIIASTIQIILGFSGLWRNVVKLLSPLSAVPLVSLVGFGLYELGFPAVAKCVEIGLPELILMVAFSQYLPHVLHSGKGVFGRFAVLFTVSIVWLYAYILTISGAYKNAKLKTQAHCRVDRSGLIGGAPWISVPYPFQWGAPTFDAGECFAMMMTSFIAIVESTGAFIAASRYASATMIPPSIVSRGIGWQGIGILLDSFFGTANGTSVAVENVGLLAVTHVGSRRVVQISAGFMIFFAVLGKFGALFASIPLPIFAGMYCVFFAYVGACGLSFLQFCNLNSFRTKFILGFSFFIGISVPQYFNEYASVSGHGPVHTGARWFNDMINVPFSNKPFVAGLVAYFLDNTMHLHQSAVRKDRGYHWWDKFRSFKKDARSEEFYSLPFNLNKFFPSV from the exons atggcagccgcgccgccgcccaagGCCGACGAGCTGCAGCCGCATCCGCCCAAGGAGCAGCTGCCCAGTGTGTCCTTCTGCATAACCAGCCCGCCGCCATGGC CCGAGGCCGTGATCCTAGGATTTCAGCATTTCATAGTCATGCTGGGCACCACCGTCATCATACCAAGCGCGCTTGTTCCTCAGATGGGAGGTGGAAAT GAGGAGAAAGCTCGGGTGATCCAGACGCTCTTGTTCGTCGCCGGCATAAACACCTTGCTGCAAACCTGCTTCGGGTCTTGCCTCCCCGTCGTCATGGGCGGCTCCTACACCTTCGTCGCGCCGACCATCTCCATCATCTTGGCCGGACGCTACGACAATGAGGCAGACCCTCACGAG AAATTCCTACGGACGATGAGGGGGACACAAGGCGCTCTCATCATCGCGTCCACGATTCAGATCATCCTCGGCTTCAGCGGCCTCTGGCGCAATGTTGTCAA ATTGCTGAGCCCATTATCTGCAGTTCCTCTTGTTTCACTCGTCGGATTTGGGCTTTATGAGCTCGGCTTTCCAGCG GTAGCCAAGTGCGTGGAAATCGGTCTTCCAGAACTCATCCTAATGGTCGCATTTTCTCAG TATTTGCCTCATGTGTTGCATTCCGGAAAGGGCGTCTTTGGCCGGTTTGCTGTTCTTTTCACCGTGTCAATCGTGTGGCTCTACGCATACATCCTCACAATCAGCGGCGCCTACAAGAACGCCAAGTTGAAGACGCAGGCGCATTGCCGCGTCGATCGTTCAGGGCTTATCGGAGGAGCTCCATG GATAAGCGTTCCGTATCCGTTTCAGTGGGGGGCTCCTACATTCGATGCTGGAGAATGTTTTGCAATGATGATGACTTCATTCATTGCCATTGTAGAG TCCACTGGAGCCTTCATTGCCGCTTCAAGGTATGCAAGTGCAACGATGATACCTCCGTCGATCGTCAGTCGGGGAATTGGTTGGCAG GGCATCGGCATCTTGCTTGATTCATTCTTTGGGACAGCCAATGGAACCTCAGTTGCAGT GGAGAATGTTGGTTTACTTGCTGTGACACATGTTGGCAGCAGGAGAGTGGTGCAAATATCTGCCGGCTTCATGATTTTCTTCGCGGTCCTAG GAAAATTTGGAGCCCTATTCGCATCCATCCCATTGCCTATATTTGCTGGCATGTACTGTGTTTTCTTCGCATATGTCG GTGCGTGTGGTCTGAGCTTCCTCCAGTTCTGCAACCTGAACAGCTTCAGGACCAAGTTCATCCTGGGCTTCTCCTTCTTCATCGGCATATCGGTGCCGCAGTACTTCAACGAGTACGCCTCCGTCTCGGGCCACGGCCCGGTGCACACGGGCGCCAGATGG TTCAACGACATGATCAACGTGCCCTTCTCCAACAAGCCGTTCGTGGCGGGGCTGGTGGCCTACTTCCTGGACAACACGATGCACCTGCACCAGAGCGCGGTGCGGAAGGACAGGGGGTACCACTGGTGGGACAAGTTCAGGAGCTTCAAGAAGGACGCCCGGAGCGAGGAGTTCTACTCGCTGCCATTCAACCTCAACAAGTTCTTCCCTTCGGTATGA